One window of the Bos mutus isolate GX-2022 chromosome X, NWIPB_WYAK_1.1, whole genome shotgun sequence genome contains the following:
- the GPR34 gene encoding probable G-protein coupled receptor 34, with product MRSQMVTMMTTSVSSWSCSSKGVHFNYSVQSPHNVSGASNFTACSMDEKLLSSVLITFYSVIFIMGLVGNIIALYVFLGIHRKRNSIQIYLLNVAIADLLLIFCLPFRIMYHINQNKWTLGVILCKVVGTLFYMNMYISIILLGFISLDRYIKINRSIQQRKAITTKQSIYVCCIVWVIALAGFLTMIILTLKKGGHNSTMCFHYRDKVNAKGEAIFNYVLVVMFWLIFLLIILSYIKIGKNLLRISKKRSKFPNSGKYATTARNSFIVLIIFTVCFVPYHAFRFVYISSQLNVSSCYWKEIVHKTNEIMLVFSSFNSCLDPVMYFLMSSNIRKIMCQLLSRRFQGEASRSESTSEFKPGYSLHDTSAVAKIQTTS from the coding sequence ATGAGAAGTCAGATGGTGACGATGATGACAACTTCAGTCAGCAGCTGGTCTTGCTCCTCCAAAGGAGTGCACTTTAATTATAGCGTTCAATCACCACACAACGTCTCAGGAGCATCAAATTTTACTGCCTGCTCCATGGATGAAAAATTACTCTCCAGTGTGTTAATAACATTCTACTCTGTTATTTTCATCATGGGGCTGGTTGGAAACATTATTGCCCTCTATGTATTCCTGGGTATCCACCGCAAAAGAAATTCCATTCAGATTTACCTACTCAATGTAGCCATTGCAGACCTCTTACTTATCTTCTGCCTCCCCTTCCGAATAATGTATCACATTAATCAAAACAAGTGGACACTAGGTGTGATTCTTTGCAAGGTTGTGGGAACACTATTTTATATGAACATGTATATTAGCATTATTTTGCTTGGATTCATCAGTTTGGATCGTTATATCAAAATTAATCGGTCTATCCAACAACGGAAGGCAATAACAACCAAGCAGAGTATTTATGTTTGCTGTATAGTATGGGTAATTGCTCTTGCTGGATTTTTAACTATGATTATTTTAACCCTTAAGAAAGGAGGTCATAATTCCACGATGTGCTTCCATTACAGAGATAAGGTcaatgcaaaaggagaagcaaTTTTTAACTATGTTCTTGTGGTAATGTTCTGGCTCATTTTCCTACTAATCATCCTTTCATATATTAAGATTGGGAAGAATCTATTGAGGATTTCTAAAAAGAGGTCAAAATTTCCAAATTCTGGTAAATATGCCACTACTGCCCGGAATTCCTTCATTGTGCTCATCATTTTTACTGTATGTTTTGTTCCCTACCACGCCTTCCGATTTGTCTATATTTCTTCACAGCTAAATGTGTCGTCTTGCTATTGGAAGGAAATCGTTCACAAAACCAATGAGATCATGctggttttctcatcttttaacAGCTGTTTAGATCCAGTCATGTATTTCCTGATGTCCAGTAATATTCGCAAGATAATGTGCCAGCTTCTTTCTAGACGATTTCAAGGGGAAGCAAGCAGGAGTGAAAGTACTTCAGAATTTAAACCAGGATACTCCCTACATGATACATCTGCCGTGGCTAAAATTCAGACTACTTCTTAA